The genome window CTCCTGTTCACCGGCGCGGTTCTGGTCGTGGTCTGCGCGGCCATGGCACTCACCTCCGTCTACGCCCAGCGCACCTATCTGCTCGGCGACCTCGACCGACGCGTCGGCGACGCCGCGCAGCGCAGCCGCGCCGAGGCGACCCTCCTTCCGGACCGCGATACCGATCTCGCCTTCCTCGGGGAGCGCGGACAGCCCGCCGGTCTGCTCGCCGCCCGGCTCGACGAGCAGGGGAGGATCACCGTGGCCGAGGTCGTCACCCGGGGCGCGGCGCCGCGGCCCCTCAGCGACGCCCAGCGTGCCGCCCTGGACGGCGTCAGGCCCGACGGCTCGATGCACACCCGGACCGTTCCGGGTCTCGGCACCTACCGGGTCACCGTTCTCGACGGCGACGGGGTCCGTGTCCTCACCGGGCTCCCGATGGACGACGTCCGGGACCTGATCGGGGACCTGGTCGTGGTGGAGGTCGTCGTGGCGGCCGTCGGACTCACCGCAGCGGGCGGTGTCTGTGCGGTGGTGATACGGCGCCAGCTGCGCCCGCTCGGCCGGGTCGCCGCCACCGCCGTGGAGGTCTCCCGAGCTCCGCTGGGCCAGGGTGAGGTCACCCGCCTCACCCGCGTGTCCGAACGCGACACCGACCCCGGCACCGAGGCCGGACAGGTCGGCGCCGCGCTGAACCGCATGATCGAGCAGGTCGAGTCCTCGCTCGTCGAACACCGGCGCAGCGAGGAGCGGGCGCGCCGCAGCGAGGAACGCATGCGCCGCTTCCTCGCCGACGCCGGCCACGAACTGCGGACGCCGCTCGCCTCCATCGCCGGCTACGCGGAACTCATGAACCGGGGCATGGGCCCGATCGAGCCGGAACTGGTCTGGCGTCGCGTCACCGCCGAGTCGGCCCGTATGACGCGCCTGGTGGAGGACCTTCTGCTGCTCGCCCGGCTCGACGAGGGCCGTCCCCTGCACTGCGCCGAGGTGGACCTCGCGTCCCTGGTCGCCGAGGCGGTGTGGGAGGCGCGCGCGGCGGGCGGCGACCACGACTGGCAGCTCGCCCTGCATCTCGACAGCCCTGCGTCGGT of Streptomyces cynarae contains these proteins:
- a CDS encoding sensor histidine kinase, whose translation is MRAGLPRRPVGRSLRARLLLFTGAVLVVVCAAMALTSVYAQRTYLLGDLDRRVGDAAQRSRAEATLLPDRDTDLAFLGERGQPAGLLAARLDEQGRITVAEVVTRGAAPRPLSDAQRAALDGVRPDGSMHTRTVPGLGTYRVTVLDGDGVRVLTGLPMDDVRDLIGDLVVVEVVVAAVGLTAAGGVCAVVIRRQLRPLGRVAATAVEVSRAPLGQGEVTRLTRVSERDTDPGTEAGQVGAALNRMIEQVESSLVEHRRSEERARRSEERMRRFLADAGHELRTPLASIAGYAELMNRGMGPIEPELVWRRVTAESARMTRLVEDLLLLARLDEGRPLHCAEVDLASLVAEAVWEARAAGGDHDWQLALHLDSPASVVGDEERLRQAVAHLLANARDHTPAGTTVAASVEASGERCVIRVRDDGPGIPPALLPTVFERFTRADASRSRRHGTAGGSGLGLAIAAAITAAHGGGLRAESVPGRTEFTIELPAAEPSSAGSPRSTLPPAPPRTAQAPGSSCRATGAAVGPPATA